In Penaeus monodon isolate SGIC_2016 chromosome 7, NSTDA_Pmon_1, whole genome shotgun sequence, the following are encoded in one genomic region:
- the LOC119575343 gene encoding protein starmaker-like isoform X1 — MKLIAPLQCGLLFLLLLNGAVGNSGAVEECHVSELGDPTIDSFTVAKALDTFLELKCPKENWKNFSLVFNAKDNSMAGYMTFQRAEGGGDVTLRFPGVEAPRFQETLSRDLPLSNWTRFDVSMNSTVLLVQTGHMIFKFDDEKIRSFKHVFVHVDKDRYMNVRFDCVKDTSANEVKSTFKESPSVAPRTTDPPSSGTNGGTVAAVIIILLVVLVACLGVWWWWRKRKEENTSSYNVQDVEKAMLEAGEAKGIAESVPLMASTSEGAAGGEPKGNFLTQGLGKLARLRKAVENRVRGREEDTPKEEGDAQKLCPKEGEREGDGERGENITKCQVGSKQEEAEEGRGDERQILENEQGEEVKEDTGRGEVKNGSEHEEREERETDYKKKIGESKYEETKYKELMKEKEDIGDEQIDSKENEDYREIEMKKEDKKERVGIEEGGLSEEEKENEKKEKRRDTEGKDKEKDEEEEQRKTKNEEKEEEADERAGKEQDEEQDQYENEEERKYIGGENQENEEGEDDEEQKKTRNKEEDSEEEAEEKQDEEEEEEEEEGEVGLGIGGAEGEEIQWRNPGQDALDPDGLSEEPRDLDGLSEGPRDLDGLSEEPRDPDGLSEEELRDIDMNLRLLAVQSRILSVIDEMPEGKRISQYEREERRKRSEEASEGTSGMRETGEGSVGKGKEEGGEEGVEKGRREEEEEEEEDNKDVE, encoded by the exons ATGAAGCTCATTGCTCCCTTGCAGTgcggcctcctcttcctcctcctgctgaaCGGCGCTGTGGGGAACTCTGGCGCAGTTGAAG AATGCCATGTTTCCGAGCTGGGAGATCCAACGATCGACTCCTTCACCGTCGCCAAAGCTCTCGACACCTTTTTAGAACTAAAGTGCCCCAAGGAAAACTGGAAGaacttttcccttgttttcaaTGCCAAAGACAACTCCATGGCAGGCTACATGACCTTCCAACGAGCGGAAGGGGGTGGCGACGTCACGCTCCGGTTTCCCGGCGTCGAAGCCCCTCGGTTTCAAGAAACTCTATCGCGCGACCTGCCTTTGAGCAACTGGACGCGCTTTGACGTGTCTATGAATAGCACCGTCCTCCTGGTGCAGACTGGCCACATGATTTTTAAATTCGACGATGAGAAAATTCGGAGTTTCAAACACGTGTTTGTTCATGTTGACAAGGATCGTTACATGAATGTGAGATTCGACTGTGTCAAAG ATACGTCTGCTAATGAGGTCAAGTCTACCTTCAAAGAAAGCCCCAGCGTTGCCCCACGGACCACGGACCCGCCTTCTAGCGGGACCAACGGCGGCACTGTggctgctgttatcatcatccttttggTCGTTTTGGTGGCCTGCCTTggcgtgtggtggtggtggaggaagcgAAAGGAGGAGAACACATCTTCCTACAATGTACAAGACGTCGAGAAGGCCATGCTTGAGGCGGGGGAGGCGAAAGGCATCGCAGAGAGTGTGCCCCTTATGGCCTCGACGTCGGAAGGGGCTGCGGGGGGGGAACCGAAGGGAAATTTTCTAACGCAGGGTCTGGGAAAATTGGCCAGGTTGCGGAAGGCGGTGGAGAACAGAGTCAGAGGACGGGAGGAAGATACTCCCAAGGAGGAAGGAGATGCGCAGAAACTGTGTccaaaagagggtgagagggaaggtgatggcgagaggggggagaataTCACTAAATGCCAGGTTGGAAGCAaacaagaagaagcagaggaaggacGTGGAGACGAAAGGCAAATACTAGAGAACGaacagggagaggaggtgaaggaagacaCAGGAAGAGGCGAGGTAAAAAATGGTTCTGAacatgaggaaagggaagagagagaaactgactataaaaaaaaaataggagaaagcaAATACGAAGAAACCAAATACAAAGAActgatgaaagaaaaggaagacataGGCGATGAACAAATAGACAGCAAAGAAAATGAAGActatagagaaatagaaatgaaaaaagaagataaaaaagagagagtaggaaTTGAGGAGGGAGGATTAagcgaggaagaaaaggagaacgaaaaaaaagaaaaaagaagagacacagaaggtaaagataaagagaaagacgaagaagaagaacaaagaaaaacaaaaaacgaggaaaaagaggaagaggcagatgaAAGAGCAGGGAAAGAACAAGATGAAGAGCAGGATCAAtacgaaaatgaagaagaaagaaaatacataggaggagaaaatcaagaaaatgaagaaggagaagacgacgaagaacaaaagaaaacaagaaacaaggaagaagactcagaggaagaagcagaagagaaacaagacgaggaggaggaggaggaggaagaggagggtgaagtTGGACTAGGCATAGgcggagcagaaggagaagaaatacaaTGGAGAAACCCCGGACAGGACGCACTCGACCCGGACGGCCTCTCGGAAGAGCCTCGGGACCTGGACGGCCTCTCGGAAGGGCCTCGGGACCTGGACGGCCTCTCGGAAGAGCCTCGGGACCCGGACGGCCTCTCGGAAGAAGAGCTCCGGGACATTGACATGAATCTCCGGCTGCTGGCGGTTCAGAGCAGGATCCTGTCTGTGATCGACGAGATGCcggaagggaagaggataagcCAATacgaacgagaagagagaaggaaaagaagcgaAGAGGCGAGCGAAGGAACGTCgggaatgagagagacaggagaaggaagcgttgggaaggg
- the LOC119575343 gene encoding cilia- and flagella-associated protein 251-like isoform X2 encodes MAGYMTFQRAEGGGDVTLRFPGVEAPRFQETLSRDLPLSNWTRFDVSMNSTVLLVQTGHMIFKFDDEKIRSFKHVFVHVDKDRYMNVRFDCVKDTSANEVKSTFKESPSVAPRTTDPPSSGTNGGTVAAVIIILLVVLVACLGVWWWWRKRKEENTSSYNVQDVEKAMLEAGEAKGIAESVPLMASTSEGAAGGEPKGNFLTQGLGKLARLRKAVENRVRGREEDTPKEEGDAQKLCPKEGEREGDGERGENITKCQVGSKQEEAEEGRGDERQILENEQGEEVKEDTGRGEVKNGSEHEEREERETDYKKKIGESKYEETKYKELMKEKEDIGDEQIDSKENEDYREIEMKKEDKKERVGIEEGGLSEEEKENEKKEKRRDTEGKDKEKDEEEEQRKTKNEEKEEEADERAGKEQDEEQDQYENEEERKYIGGENQENEEGEDDEEQKKTRNKEEDSEEEAEEKQDEEEEEEEEEGEVGLGIGGAEGEEIQWRNPGQDALDPDGLSEEPRDLDGLSEGPRDLDGLSEEPRDPDGLSEEELRDIDMNLRLLAVQSRILSVIDEMPEGKRISQYEREERRKRSEEASEGTSGMRETGEGSVGKGKEEGGEEGVEKGRREEEEEEEEDNKDVE; translated from the exons ATGGCAGGCTACATGACCTTCCAACGAGCGGAAGGGGGTGGCGACGTCACGCTCCGGTTTCCCGGCGTCGAAGCCCCTCGGTTTCAAGAAACTCTATCGCGCGACCTGCCTTTGAGCAACTGGACGCGCTTTGACGTGTCTATGAATAGCACCGTCCTCCTGGTGCAGACTGGCCACATGATTTTTAAATTCGACGATGAGAAAATTCGGAGTTTCAAACACGTGTTTGTTCATGTTGACAAGGATCGTTACATGAATGTGAGATTCGACTGTGTCAAAG ATACGTCTGCTAATGAGGTCAAGTCTACCTTCAAAGAAAGCCCCAGCGTTGCCCCACGGACCACGGACCCGCCTTCTAGCGGGACCAACGGCGGCACTGTggctgctgttatcatcatccttttggTCGTTTTGGTGGCCTGCCTTggcgtgtggtggtggtggaggaagcgAAAGGAGGAGAACACATCTTCCTACAATGTACAAGACGTCGAGAAGGCCATGCTTGAGGCGGGGGAGGCGAAAGGCATCGCAGAGAGTGTGCCCCTTATGGCCTCGACGTCGGAAGGGGCTGCGGGGGGGGAACCGAAGGGAAATTTTCTAACGCAGGGTCTGGGAAAATTGGCCAGGTTGCGGAAGGCGGTGGAGAACAGAGTCAGAGGACGGGAGGAAGATACTCCCAAGGAGGAAGGAGATGCGCAGAAACTGTGTccaaaagagggtgagagggaaggtgatggcgagaggggggagaataTCACTAAATGCCAGGTTGGAAGCAaacaagaagaagcagaggaaggacGTGGAGACGAAAGGCAAATACTAGAGAACGaacagggagaggaggtgaaggaagacaCAGGAAGAGGCGAGGTAAAAAATGGTTCTGAacatgaggaaagggaagagagagaaactgactataaaaaaaaaataggagaaagcaAATACGAAGAAACCAAATACAAAGAActgatgaaagaaaaggaagacataGGCGATGAACAAATAGACAGCAAAGAAAATGAAGActatagagaaatagaaatgaaaaaagaagataaaaaagagagagtaggaaTTGAGGAGGGAGGATTAagcgaggaagaaaaggagaacgaaaaaaaagaaaaaagaagagacacagaaggtaaagataaagagaaagacgaagaagaagaacaaagaaaaacaaaaaacgaggaaaaagaggaagaggcagatgaAAGAGCAGGGAAAGAACAAGATGAAGAGCAGGATCAAtacgaaaatgaagaagaaagaaaatacataggaggagaaaatcaagaaaatgaagaaggagaagacgacgaagaacaaaagaaaacaagaaacaaggaagaagactcagaggaagaagcagaagagaaacaagacgaggaggaggaggaggaggaagaggagggtgaagtTGGACTAGGCATAGgcggagcagaaggagaagaaatacaaTGGAGAAACCCCGGACAGGACGCACTCGACCCGGACGGCCTCTCGGAAGAGCCTCGGGACCTGGACGGCCTCTCGGAAGGGCCTCGGGACCTGGACGGCCTCTCGGAAGAGCCTCGGGACCCGGACGGCCTCTCGGAAGAAGAGCTCCGGGACATTGACATGAATCTCCGGCTGCTGGCGGTTCAGAGCAGGATCCTGTCTGTGATCGACGAGATGCcggaagggaagaggataagcCAATacgaacgagaagagagaaggaaaagaagcgaAGAGGCGAGCGAAGGAACGTCgggaatgagagagacaggagaaggaagcgttgggaaggg